The following proteins are encoded in a genomic region of Thiomonas sp. X19:
- a CDS encoding DUF6161 domain-containing protein — protein MLPQGEKRAAVEQLHRDFTETAAAVAEAKTVQKQDFETMLAESKRAHEEALVKHESEMEALRTTFLEAMTLRGPVEYWRTKATKHERKASDLIWWMFGSMAVLAIGLVWLTEHVFSTLSQGKPDTWKVAAPVLIGVVAIWAVRMVARMFLSHSHLATDAEERVTMVMTYLALLEGKKMPSDEDRKLVLAPLFRPATDGMVKDEGLPHPMLELFTRMGQK, from the coding sequence TTGCTGCCGCAGGGTGAGAAGAGGGCCGCTGTCGAGCAGCTCCACCGTGATTTCACGGAGACAGCTGCAGCGGTTGCTGAGGCGAAAACCGTCCAAAAGCAGGATTTCGAAACCATGCTTGCGGAAAGTAAGAGGGCGCACGAGGAAGCGCTTGTGAAGCACGAAAGCGAAATGGAAGCGCTGCGAACGACTTTTCTCGAAGCCATGACGCTACGTGGCCCCGTCGAGTACTGGCGGACGAAGGCAACTAAACACGAGAGGAAAGCTAGTGACCTGATTTGGTGGATGTTTGGCTCGATGGCGGTTCTAGCAATCGGACTTGTGTGGCTCACGGAACATGTTTTCTCCACGCTGAGCCAGGGTAAGCCGGACACATGGAAGGTGGCTGCGCCGGTGCTAATCGGCGTCGTTGCGATTTGGGCCGTACGGATGGTCGCGCGTATGTTCCTAAGCCACTCCCACCTAGCCACAGACGCGGAGGAGCGCGTCACCATGGTCATGACCTATCTAGCGCTGCTGGAGGGCAAAAAAATGCCGTCGGACGAAGACCGAAAGCTCGTTCTTGCACCGCTGTTCCGGCCGGCTACAGACGGCATGGTGAAGGACGAGGGTCTGCCTCATCCGATGTTGGAGTTGTTCACCCGAATGGGGCAGAAATAG
- a CDS encoding OB-fold nucleic acid binding domain-containing protein encodes MELLDSGPLLTLRQQPETAKGTTFVSLEDETGVVQVICWKGLRQRQRAVLLRSRLLAVAGTWQREGNTASLIAGHMEDLTPLLGRLATRGREFR; translated from the coding sequence GTGGAGCTGCTCGACAGCGGCCCTCTTCTCACCCTGCGGCAGCAACCGGAAACGGCCAAGGGGACGACCTTCGTGTCGCTGGAGGACGAGACCGGTGTCGTGCAGGTGATTTGCTGGAAGGGGCTCAGGCAGCGGCAACGCGCGGTGCTGTTGCGGTCGAGGCTGTTGGCGGTGGCCGGGACGTGGCAGCGCGAGGGCAATACCGCCAGCCTCATCGCCGGGCACATGGAGGATTTGACGCCGTTGCTGGGCAGGCTGGCCACGCGCGGGCGGGAGTTTCGGTGA
- a CDS encoding type II toxin-antitoxin system ParD family antitoxin: MSTMNISLPDELKDFVEAQVAAGRYGSPSEFVRELIRKEQDCQHLRGLLLAGAASGRAGRADDAYFDALRAKIRQGAGPG, from the coding sequence ATAAGCACCATGAACATCTCGCTGCCTGATGAGCTCAAGGATTTTGTCGAGGCACAGGTTGCCGCCGGCAGGTACGGCTCGCCCAGTGAGTTCGTGCGGGAGCTCATCCGCAAAGAGCAAGACTGCCAGCACCTGCGTGGTCTTCTGCTGGCCGGTGCCGCGTCCGGGAGGGCGGGTCGTGCCGACGACGCGTATTTCGATGCTCTGCGCGCCAAAATCAGGCAAGGCGCAGGACCTGGCTGA
- a CDS encoding type I restriction endonuclease subunit R: protein MSILGEDDLEQAALQWLSALGWQTAHGPDISPPDARTPGTERHTYRQVCLSHRLEAAIRRLNPHIPPPTQREALRQVLSPNTPGLVAANRQFHRWLVEGVPVEYQRDGETRGDRVRLIDFSDVGRNDWLAVNQFTVQGPQHTRRPDLVLFLNGLPLVVLELKNPGDENADIWGAFNQLQAYKDDIPDLFIDNELLVITDGISARMGSLTADRERFMAWRTIDGHATDPLGSMRELETLVQGAFDRQTLLDYLQHFILFEDDGGLVKKVAGYHQFHAVRAVVDSVLKASAPGGSRKGGVVWHTQGAGKSIEMTCLAGMLMGHPELQNPTVLMVTDRNDLDNQLFGVFAGATELLHETPVQAATRPKLRELLGNRPSGGIVFTTIQKFAPGEDEDSFPVLSERSNIIVICDEAHRSQYGFAAKLPGQDDATRRYRQTAAAPLSAQDAGAIGATTALLTAAPASSVRYGYAQYLRDALPNATFVAFTGTPVSLEDRDTRAVFGDYVHIYDVEQAVKDGATVPIYYESRLAKLELAEEDTTWLDDDVDQLTEDDEDDASKTSKLRRWAALEKLVGAPPRIQKVAADIVEHFENRLAALEGKAMVVGMSREICVHLYDAIVALRPEWHDPDPDKGAIKVIMTGSASDKPMLKPHIYTKEVKKRLERRYKDPADPFKLVIVRDMWLTGFDAPCLHTMYIDKPMRGHNLMQAIARVNRVFKDKPGGLVVDYIGIANELKAALKDYTLAHGKGRPTIDTHEALRLLLEKMEVLHGILHGCDYAAFRTQAWQLLPKVANHILGQDEGKKRFADAVLSATKAFALCCTLDEALGYRDELAFLQAVKAALTKHTTQDKKLSDEQKDHALRQILSKAVVSAEVVDIFQAAGLNKPDIGILSEEFLDDVRHMKERNLAVELLERLLKDDIKTRFKTNVVKAAKYSELLQESLKRYRNRAIETAQVIEELIAMAKQFQQEAIRGAALGLSPEERAFYDALAANESAVRELGDETLKKIAVELTLKLRNSVTVDWSVRDAVRASIRVMVKTLLRRYKYPPDKQEEATETVLRQAEMLSAEWVV, encoded by the coding sequence ATGAGCATCCTCGGCGAAGACGACCTCGAACAAGCCGCGCTGCAATGGCTCTCGGCATTGGGCTGGCAAACCGCCCACGGCCCCGACATCTCCCCGCCCGACGCGAGGACCCCCGGCACCGAGCGCCACACCTACCGCCAGGTCTGCCTGTCCCACCGGCTCGAAGCCGCCATCCGCCGCCTCAACCCCCACATTCCACCACCCACCCAGCGCGAGGCACTACGCCAAGTGCTGAGCCCGAACACCCCCGGCCTCGTCGCCGCCAACCGCCAGTTCCACCGCTGGCTGGTCGAAGGTGTCCCGGTCGAGTACCAGAGGGACGGCGAAACGCGTGGCGACCGCGTCCGGCTCATCGACTTCAGCGACGTTGGCCGAAACGACTGGCTGGCCGTCAACCAGTTCACCGTGCAAGGCCCCCAGCACACCCGCCGCCCCGACCTCGTGCTGTTCCTCAACGGCCTGCCCCTGGTGGTGCTGGAACTCAAGAACCCGGGCGACGAGAACGCCGACATCTGGGGCGCCTTCAACCAGCTCCAGGCCTACAAAGACGACATTCCCGACCTGTTCATCGACAACGAGCTGCTGGTCATCACCGACGGCATCTCCGCCCGCATGGGCTCGCTCACCGCCGACCGGGAACGCTTCATGGCCTGGCGCACCATCGACGGCCACGCCACCGACCCGCTCGGGTCCATGCGCGAACTGGAAACCCTGGTCCAAGGTGCTTTCGACCGCCAGACCCTGCTCGACTATCTGCAGCACTTCATCCTGTTCGAGGACGATGGGGGGCTGGTCAAGAAGGTCGCCGGCTACCACCAGTTCCATGCCGTGCGCGCCGTGGTCGACAGCGTGCTCAAGGCCAGCGCCCCTGGCGGCTCGCGCAAGGGCGGGGTGGTGTGGCACACCCAAGGCGCCGGCAAGAGCATCGAGATGACCTGCCTGGCCGGCATGCTCATGGGGCACCCGGAGCTCCAGAACCCCACGGTCTTGATGGTCACCGACCGCAACGACCTGGACAACCAACTGTTCGGCGTGTTCGCCGGCGCCACCGAGCTGCTGCACGAAACCCCGGTGCAGGCCGCCACCCGCCCCAAGCTGCGCGAGCTGCTGGGCAACCGTCCCAGCGGCGGCATCGTCTTCACCACCATCCAGAAGTTCGCACCTGGCGAGGACGAAGACAGCTTCCCGGTGCTGTCCGAGCGCAGCAACATCATCGTCATCTGCGACGAAGCCCACCGCAGCCAGTACGGCTTTGCCGCCAAGCTGCCCGGACAGGACGATGCCACCCGCCGCTACCGCCAGACCGCGGCCGCGCCGCTGAGCGCGCAGGATGCCGGCGCGATTGGGGCCACCACGGCCTTGCTCACAGCGGCCCCGGCCTCCAGCGTGCGTTACGGCTACGCCCAATACCTGCGCGACGCGCTGCCCAACGCCACCTTCGTCGCCTTCACCGGCACCCCGGTGTCGCTGGAGGACCGCGACACCCGCGCCGTGTTCGGCGACTACGTCCACATCTACGACGTCGAGCAGGCGGTCAAGGACGGCGCCACGGTGCCCATTTATTACGAGTCACGCCTGGCGAAGCTGGAACTCGCTGAGGAGGACACCACCTGGCTTGATGATGACGTCGACCAATTGACCGAGGACGATGAAGACGACGCCAGCAAGACCAGCAAGCTGCGCCGCTGGGCCGCGTTGGAAAAACTCGTCGGCGCGCCGCCCCGCATCCAGAAGGTGGCCGCCGATATCGTGGAACACTTCGAGAATCGTCTGGCCGCCCTGGAGGGCAAGGCCATGGTGGTGGGCATGAGCCGCGAGATTTGCGTGCATCTCTACGACGCCATCGTTGCGTTACGCCCCGAATGGCATGACCCGGACCCCGACAAGGGCGCCATCAAAGTCATCATGACCGGCTCGGCCTCGGACAAGCCGATGCTCAAGCCACACATCTACACCAAAGAGGTCAAGAAGCGCCTGGAGCGGCGCTACAAGGACCCTGCCGACCCGTTCAAGCTGGTCATCGTGCGCGACATGTGGCTCACCGGCTTCGATGCGCCCTGTCTGCACACGATGTATATCGACAAGCCCATGCGTGGCCACAACCTGATGCAGGCCATCGCCCGGGTCAACCGGGTGTTCAAGGACAAGCCCGGCGGACTGGTGGTCGACTACATCGGCATTGCCAACGAGCTCAAGGCCGCCCTGAAGGACTACACCCTGGCCCACGGCAAAGGCCGGCCGACCATCGACACCCACGAGGCCCTGCGCTTGTTGCTGGAGAAGATGGAGGTGCTCCACGGCATCCTGCACGGCTGCGACTATGCGGCCTTCCGCACCCAGGCCTGGCAGTTGCTGCCCAAGGTGGCCAACCATATCCTGGGCCAGGATGAAGGCAAGAAGCGCTTTGCCGACGCCGTCCTGTCGGCCACCAAGGCGTTCGCGCTGTGTTGCACCCTTGACGAGGCTCTTGGGTACCGGGACGAACTGGCATTCCTGCAGGCGGTCAAGGCCGCCCTGACCAAGCACACCACCCAGGACAAGAAGCTCAGCGACGAGCAGAAGGACCACGCGCTGCGGCAGATTCTGAGCAAGGCCGTGGTCAGCGCCGAGGTCGTCGACATCTTCCAGGCGGCCGGGTTGAACAAACCGGATATCGGCATTCTGTCCGAGGAGTTCCTCGACGACGTGCGGCACATGAAGGAGCGCAATCTGGCGGTGGAGCTGCTGGAGCGCCTGCTCAAGGATGACATCAAGACCCGATTCAAGACCAATGTGGTCAAGGCGGCCAAGTACAGCGAATTGCTTCAGGAAAGCCTCAAGCGCTACCGCAACCGCGCCATCGAGACGGCCCAGGTCATCGAGGAACTGATTGCGATGGCCAAGCAGTTCCAGCAGGAGGCCATCAGGGGCGCCGCGCTGGGGCTGAGTCCCGAGGAGCGGGCGTTCTACGACGCGCTGGCCGCCAACGAGTCGGCGGTGCGGGAACTCGGCGACGAGACCCTGAAAAAAATTGCGGTCGAGCTGACGCTGAAACTGCGTAACTCTGTAACCGTCGATTGGTCCGTGCGCGACGCGGTGCGGGCAAGCATTCGGGTGATGGTCAAGACGCTGTTACGCCGTTACAAGTATCCGCCGGACAAGCAGGAGGAGGCAACCGAGACGGTGCTACGGCAGGCGGAGATGCTGTCGGCGGAGTGGGTGGTATGA
- a CDS encoding type II toxin-antitoxin system RelE/ParE family toxin, whose translation MAATRPVIVSHQAQRDIDEAALHYATEAGEAVALRFADTLAAAFGLMGRQPGIGSPRYAHELHMPGLRSWTLKGFPYVLLYMEQPDAIDVWRVLHGSRDIPAWLRDADST comes from the coding sequence GTGGCTGCGACCCGACCGGTCATCGTCAGCCACCAGGCGCAACGTGACATCGACGAAGCCGCGTTGCATTACGCCACCGAAGCGGGTGAGGCCGTGGCGCTGCGCTTTGCCGACACGCTGGCCGCAGCGTTCGGCCTGATGGGACGCCAGCCCGGCATCGGCTCACCACGCTACGCGCATGAACTGCACATGCCCGGGCTGCGAAGCTGGACGCTCAAAGGCTTTCCGTATGTCCTGCTCTACATGGAGCAGCCCGACGCCATCGACGTCTGGCGCGTGCTGCACGGCAGCCGCGACATCCCCGCCTGGCTGCGGGACGCCGACTCCACTTAG
- a CDS encoding type II toxin-antitoxin system ParD family antitoxin, with protein sequence MNISLPDALKAFVDAQVAAGGYGTSSEFVRALIRKEQEREQLRRLVLAGIESGRSGPADAAYFDALRTRIRATAAQSATPVVKQAG encoded by the coding sequence ATGAACATTTCCCTGCCCGATGCGCTCAAGGCTTTTGTCGATGCGCAAGTGGCCGCTGGCGGCTATGGCACCAGCAGTGAATTCGTGCGCGCACTCATCCGCAAGGAGCAGGAGCGCGAACAGTTGCGCCGGCTGGTGCTGGCGGGCATCGAGTCCGGGCGCAGCGGCCCGGCGGACGCCGCGTATTTCGATGCCCTGCGCACCCGCATTCGCGCCACGGCGGCACAATCCGCCACCCCCGTGGTCAAGCAAGCCGGCTGA
- a CDS encoding restriction endonuclease subunit S has protein sequence MSRDDFLAFQLPAPAEARLELVRLLEGLEHRIDLLRQTNTTIESIAQALFKSWFVDFDPVRAKAEGREPEGMDTETAALFPSEFEESELGTIPKGWSMRPFGALLASAIGGDWGSDERDEEHDQPVTVIRGTDMPDIRAGKYDGVPRRFVGHKKLAKRALVDGDIVIEVSGGSKTQPTGRSLYLTSELLTRLGGSVVPTSFCRLFRAPDAHTGLLLARHLSSIYAAGKTWNYQVQSTGLSNFQTQHFLSAELVTCPPPAVRAAFFEIVRPLVNRRHSAPIEELEQVRDTLLPRLISGKLRITEAMEQVEEALT, from the coding sequence TTGAGTCGAGACGATTTTCTTGCCTTCCAGTTGCCTGCGCCAGCAGAGGCGAGGCTGGAGCTTGTCCGACTTTTGGAGGGGCTAGAGCATCGCATCGACCTCCTCCGCCAGACCAACACCACCATCGAGTCCATCGCCCAGGCCCTGTTCAAGAGCTGGTTCGTCGACTTCGACCCTGTGCGCGCCAAGGCCGAGGGGCGTGAGCCCGAGGGCATGGATACAGAAACGGCAGCGCTGTTTCCAAGTGAGTTTGAGGAGTCGGAGTTGGGGACGATTCCGAAGGGGTGGTCCATGCGACCATTTGGGGCACTTCTCGCTTCCGCAATAGGTGGAGACTGGGGCAGCGACGAGCGTGACGAGGAACATGACCAACCGGTAACGGTCATCCGTGGCACGGATATGCCGGACATTCGTGCTGGCAAATACGACGGTGTGCCAAGGCGGTTCGTAGGTCACAAAAAGCTGGCCAAGCGAGCCCTCGTGGACGGCGACATCGTCATCGAAGTGTCAGGCGGAAGCAAGACTCAGCCGACAGGTCGTTCGCTGTATTTAACCAGTGAGCTGCTTACGCGATTGGGCGGTAGTGTTGTGCCAACCAGTTTCTGTCGGCTGTTTCGGGCCCCAGACGCGCATACAGGGCTATTACTTGCTCGACATCTTTCTAGCATCTATGCCGCTGGCAAGACTTGGAACTATCAAGTGCAGAGCACAGGTCTGTCAAACTTCCAAACGCAGCACTTTCTCAGCGCCGAATTGGTCACTTGTCCGCCTCCTGCCGTGCGCGCTGCCTTCTTTGAAATCGTTCGGCCGCTAGTCAACCGTAGGCATTCCGCACCCATCGAGGAACTTGAACAAGTACGGGATACCCTTCTCCCTCGTCTCATTTCTGGCAAGCTCCGCATCACCGAGGCGATGGAGCAGGTCGAGGAGGCTCTGACATGA
- a CDS encoding class I SAM-dependent DNA methyltransferase: MNQDLKKTLWAAADKLRSSMDAAEYKHIVLGLIFIKYISDAFDERRSQLQAEFNDPASDLYLPDQADHAAALEERDYYTMANVFWVPEVARWETLRAQAKLWDVGIRIDQALDAIEADNPRLKGILDKRYGRAQLEPGKMGELVDLVSTIGFGTGTQAKDVLGEVYEYFLGQFASAEGKKGGQFYTPASVVKVLVEVLAPHQGKVYDPCCGSGGMFVQSEKFIESHGGRFGDISIYGQEANPTTWRLVAMNLAIRGMDFNLGKEPADTFHRDQHPDLRADYVLANPPFNISDWGGDRLLDDKRWLYGTPNPSNANYAWLQHILWHLNANGQAGVVLANGSMSSNQNNEGTIRKAMVEADVVEVMVALPPQLFFNTQIPACLWFLTKSKTAHGRDRRGEVLFIDARKLGRMETRVNRVFDDEDVARIAGTVHRWQQDGEAGAQEPYADVPGFCRAVKLAEIAEHGHVLTPGRYVGAEVVDDDDEAFNEKMERLTTLLAEQMAKGAELDAVIREKLGGLGYAV; the protein is encoded by the coding sequence ATGAACCAAGACCTCAAGAAAACCCTCTGGGCCGCCGCCGACAAGCTGCGCTCCAGCATGGACGCCGCCGAGTACAAGCACATCGTGCTCGGTCTCATCTTCATCAAGTACATCAGCGACGCCTTCGACGAGCGCCGCAGCCAGCTTCAGGCCGAGTTCAACGACCCCGCGTCCGACCTGTACCTACCTGACCAGGCCGACCACGCCGCGGCGCTCGAGGAGCGCGATTACTACACCATGGCCAATGTGTTCTGGGTGCCCGAGGTCGCGCGCTGGGAGACCCTGCGCGCCCAGGCCAAGCTGTGGGACGTCGGCATCCGCATCGACCAGGCGCTCGACGCCATCGAGGCCGACAACCCACGCCTCAAGGGCATCCTGGACAAGCGCTACGGCCGCGCCCAGTTGGAGCCCGGCAAGATGGGCGAACTGGTCGACCTGGTCTCCACCATCGGCTTCGGCACGGGCACCCAGGCCAAAGACGTCCTGGGCGAGGTGTATGAGTATTTCCTCGGCCAGTTCGCCAGCGCCGAGGGCAAGAAGGGCGGGCAGTTCTACACCCCGGCCTCGGTGGTCAAGGTGCTGGTCGAAGTGCTCGCACCGCACCAAGGCAAGGTCTACGACCCCTGCTGCGGGTCGGGTGGCATGTTCGTGCAGTCCGAGAAGTTCATCGAGAGCCACGGCGGGCGCTTTGGCGACATCTCCATCTACGGCCAGGAGGCCAACCCCACGACCTGGCGCCTGGTGGCGATGAACTTGGCCATCCGGGGCATGGACTTCAACCTCGGCAAGGAACCCGCCGACACCTTCCATCGCGACCAGCACCCCGACCTCAGGGCCGACTACGTGCTGGCCAATCCGCCGTTCAACATCTCCGACTGGGGCGGCGACCGCCTGCTGGACGACAAGCGCTGGCTCTACGGCACACCCAACCCGAGCAATGCGAACTACGCCTGGCTGCAACACATCCTCTGGCACCTGAACGCCAACGGGCAGGCTGGGGTGGTGCTGGCCAACGGCAGCATGTCGTCCAACCAGAACAACGAAGGCACCATCCGTAAGGCCATGGTCGAGGCCGACGTGGTGGAGGTGATGGTGGCGCTGCCGCCGCAACTGTTCTTCAACACCCAGATTCCCGCCTGCTTGTGGTTCCTGACCAAGAGCAAGACCGCCCATGGCCGTGACCGCAGGGGTGAGGTGCTGTTCATCGATGCCCGCAAGCTCGGGCGCATGGAGACCCGGGTCAACCGCGTGTTCGATGACGAGGACGTGGCCAGGATTGCCGGCACGGTCCATCGCTGGCAGCAGGACGGGGAGGCTGGTGCCCAAGAGCCCTATGCCGATGTGCCGGGATTCTGCCGGGCGGTGAAGCTGGCCGAGATTGCCGAACACGGCCACGTGCTGACGCCGGGGCGGTATGTGGGCGCGGAGGTGGTGGATGATGACGACGAGGCGTTCAACGAGAAGATGGAGCGGCTGACCACATTGCTTGCCGAGCAGATGGCGAAAGGCGCGGAGCTGGATGCGGTGATTCGGGAGAAGCTGGGGGGGCTGGGGTATGCCGTGTGA
- a CDS encoding PH domain-containing protein, translated as MSYIDRNLLTNEQILHRGHLSRIVFVSPSLLLLLGLAVLALDGDVAVIGVILLVAGLAEFLSAFIRYKTSEFAVTNKRVIMKVGLIRRTSVEIVLSKIESITVDQGIAGRIFNFGSIAAVGTGGTHDPFHRIAAPLQFRRAVQEQLALPN; from the coding sequence ATGAGCTACATCGACCGTAATCTGCTGACCAACGAGCAAATCCTGCACCGCGGCCACCTCAGCCGCATCGTGTTCGTCTCACCGTCCCTGCTTCTCCTCCTTGGGCTCGCGGTCCTCGCGCTCGACGGCGATGTCGCTGTCATTGGTGTCATCCTCCTGGTCGCCGGATTGGCGGAATTTCTCAGTGCCTTCATTCGTTACAAGACCTCAGAATTCGCCGTCACGAATAAGCGCGTCATCATGAAGGTGGGGCTCATCCGGAGGACCTCGGTGGAAATTGTGCTCAGCAAAATTGAGAGCATCACCGTCGACCAAGGGATTGCCGGGCGAATTTTCAACTTCGGCTCGATTGCGGCGGTCGGAACCGGCGGCACGCACGACCCGTTCCATCGCATTGCCGCGCCGCTGCAGTTCCGGCGGGCGGTGCAGGAGCAGTTGGCTCTTCCAAACTAA